CCGCCAATCCGTAGTGGTAGTCGACATCGTGGTCGAGTGTCGCCGACAGCGGCTCGTCGGAGAAGACCGCATCGCCATCCCGATATCCGGTCGCTGTGATCGACATCTCGGGAAGCGGTATCCGATTGTACGGCGTACGCGGTGAGACGAGGAGATACGGCTGCTCATGGAACCGTGAGTTGGATTCGATGAGACTCACCGCAATATCGGCATCACCGCTGGTCTCGGTCCCCAGCAAACGGCCGGGGAGCGATTCAGGTGCCGGAACGGTCGACATGGGCATTTGCATGTCGTGTCCCTCATGCTCGTCATGCCCATCGTGGTCACCATGATTGTCGTGTTGCATCAACGGAACGGCATCCCGGCGTCCTCTCTCGTCCTCATCGAACTCCTCGAACGAGAGGTCGTAGATGTCATCGACAGCGTACTCGAAGTCGATTTCCACGGTCGTACCGTTCTGGAACAGTCCCTCCAGCTCCCCGACCGGCCGGGCCTCGATCGGTGCTGCCTGAATCTCGGCGGTGTATCCTCCTTCGGTATCGAGTTGGACATTGTCGCCGTAATGAAATCCCATCCGCTGTGAGATCATCGGCCACGGCCGGAACGACGTCTCCAGTGTCCCCTCCGAATACAGGTCCAACTGGAGTTCGGTCGGCAGTACCGTCCCGGTTTCACGATCCCAGACGGTAACCATCAGGTGCATGGCATCCGATTCCTGAACGTCGACGCGGTCCATACCGCTCGAAGTGACGTTGTAGAACCGATGCGGGAACGTGTAGTGAAGCGCAAATCCGTAGTCGCCACTGTGGGCAATGCCGTACGTCGCCATGTCCTCGACACCAGCGGGCATATACACGGCGTCCGGGCGGTCCTCAACAACGGGGACACTCTGCCAGACGGACTCGGTCTCGAAGGTATTCAGACAGCCAGCAAGAACGGCACCACTGATCGCGGCCCCCGATTTCAGTAGCGTCCGCCGATTCATACCTCAGCGAAGGGGGCAGGAACTATTACGACTTCTGGTCCGTATGACGAACGAGGACAGAGTTTCAGTTCCAGTATCTGCGCATGACAGCGATTGGCAAAACCCCGCTGAGCACTACCCCGACAAGCAAGTGTTCGGAAGGTGGGATGTACTCCAGTACCGAGCCGTCGCTGTCATATCGATACGCATCGTCCTCACCAGGATATTCCGCCGGTTCAAACTCCTGCCGCTGAACCGTCACGTCCCCCCCGACTTCACCACGGAACCAGACCTGATCTCGAACGCCTTCATCCTGATTAACACCTTCAGCACTGTATCGGATCTCACCCTCAATCGTGCCATCCGGGTCGTCATCTAGCTCTATCTTGCTCGTGGCGGTTTGCTCACTCATCGGGACGAGCGCTAGCTCTCCGGAGCCGTGAGTTTCCTCCGTATGTACAAATACTTCTCCCCCGTGGCCGTGCGGGGATGGATCCTCGAACGTCACGATAGCCTCCGCGATTCGCTCCCCATCCTCGTTAGTGCCTTCATCCAGATCCACATCCGTAATCCGTTGTGCGGGAATATCTGGGTCAGCAAGGTCGAAATCTTTCTCTATTGCAGCTTCGAGATCCGGGCCAGTTGTAGATACCCTGACCGAATGTGTGTCATTGGTAACATCGTACTTCTGACTAAAATCCCAGGTAGTGCTCCACTTCTCTCCGGGCTCTAATTCAGGTGACGTATTTAGAATATCCTCATCATCGACAAATACGGAGGCCAGTACGATTCCTAATTCATCTCCTGTATTAGAGAGACGGATTGTCCCACACTCCCGTTCCTTATCAATTAAAATAAAATATTCAATATCATCTTCAGTACTTTCCAGCTTCTCAGTATTGCTTGTGCTGTCGTGTACTATTTCACAATCATCTGCTGACGCAATCCCACCAAGTCCAGTTATAAAAACAACTGTTAGGAACATCATCAACAAAATGGCACATGTGAGTTGGCGCATTTCAACACACCCCCTCGTACTCAGAACTACAGTTGGGATCAAGGCTGCTCTCTGGGTCAGTAGCGGCCTCAATCAGTGCCGACTCCGATCGTAGTCCGGAAACCGAAGCATCAACCGAGAACTCATCAATCTTCGATCGCCGCATGGTGCGAGCACTATCCGCGGGTAGCTGTTCGATCATATTACCGGATACTGTACCACTGGTCTCCTGCACACGCGTGGGATCGTCGTAAGAATCTACGGTTTTCGTGTCATGGACTAGCTTCGAGAGTTCCCATGTGGTCGTCTCCGTAGTTGATGCCACTCGGATATCGTGATTCGAGTTAGCCCTCCGATACGCGGATCCAACGTTCGTGGTTTCACCCACCGATACCCAACTGGTCGTCGTATCTTCGGTCTGGTTCTCCGCTACGTACAGATCAACCGTCTCTCGGGCCGTGACAGCGAATTTGTACTCCGTTACTGTAGTAGGTGAGGACACTTGTGGAGGATATTTTGACACTTGGCGTGTTTCGCCAGTATAACGTCCCGACGAGTCGCCCATCGACTCGACCCATTCAGTTTCTCTGGTCGTCCGGGACTCCGTGTCTGTCCCGGCCTCCGTCCAAGCCACCCGTGTCGAAACGAACCCATTGCGTGCCGATTCCCGATTAAATGTTCGGGTCTCAGTTGAATAAGTCGTATCCGTATGTCGTTCTTCGAGTTCGACAGTGTCCGTTTCTGTCGATGAATCGGACACCTGATACCCGGACCGTTCCAATGAGACCCGCTCATTCGGTGATGTTGCAGTCCGTTCACTCATGAATCCCTCGACAGTATATTCGACATCTGCAACCTCGACACTCTTCGGTTCCGGCATGATCCCCTCAATCTCCGGGATTTGGTGTCTCATAGAGCTACCATCCTGACTCGCCGTATTTGAGACTCTCAACCTCGGATACTCACCGTCCGCAAATGAGTCAATCTCGACCGCTACCCGACCGGTATAGTATTTCAGGGCGTCCTGTCGTGCTGCATCATTGGTGTCATCAACAGACGGGTCCGGATCAACAACACGCCAGAATTGAACGGAGCCCTGACCGTTCTCGATCTTGAGCCGCGTATTCAGATCGTATTCCGGAGCGGCTATCTGATATCCTTCCGTTTGAACATCGAACAGGACCTGATCACCCGATGCGTACGGCCCCTCTGAAA
The DNA window shown above is from Natranaeroarchaeum aerophilus and carries:
- a CDS encoding DUF7350 domain-containing protein, whose product is MNRRTLLKSGAAISGAVLAGCLNTFETESVWQSVPVVEDRPDAVYMPAGVEDMATYGIAHSGDYGFALHYTFPHRFYNVTSSGMDRVDVQESDAMHLMVTVWDRETGTVLPTELQLDLYSEGTLETSFRPWPMISQRMGFHYGDNVQLDTEGGYTAEIQAAPIEARPVGELEGLFQNGTTVEIDFEYAVDDIYDLSFEEFDEDERGRRDAVPLMQHDNHGDHDGHDEHEGHDMQMPMSTVPAPESLPGRLLGTETSGDADIAVSLIESNSRFHEQPYLLVSPRTPYNRIPLPEMSITATGYRDGDAVFSDEPLSATLDHDVDYHYGLAADSLDTIETIRLDITSDPRVSRHDGYETAFLDMDSTEFTVLE